The Hymenobacter oligotrophus genome has a window encoding:
- a CDS encoding propionyl-CoA synthetase has protein sequence MKPVPASTYAAAHAASLADPAGFWAEQAQALQWFTPPVQPLAFEKGLYRWFRGGRLNTCYLCLDYHVANGRAEQVALIQDSPVTNTVRRFTYRELLDLTARFAGGLRNLGVSHGDRVVIYMPNVPEAVVAMLACARLGAVHSVVFGGFAPHELAVRINDAQPKVIIAASGGIEIDKIIPYKPLVDAAIEQASHQPAHVVVLQREAIAHAVHARMLPGRDVDYHALLRAEPVECVPVEATDPLYILYTSGTTGKPKGVVRDNGGHAVALRYSMSAIYGVQPGETFWAASDIGWAVGHSYIVYGPLLHGCSSVLYEGKPVRTPDAGAFWRVIQEHGVSVLFTAPTAIRAIKKEDPEGLLRKHYNLGSLRHLFLAGERCDPATYEWAGQHLGVPVVDHWWQTESGWPMLATMAGLADMPAPRAGSAGHPVPGYEVQILDEAGQPVPAGTTGLVAVRLPLPPGCLPTLWHDDERFRQSYLSTFPGYYLSGDGGYQDAEGYLYIMGRVDDVINVAGHRLSTGEMEELLAAHPAVAECAVLGIACELRGQRPVGLVVLKDGQTIGEAQLENELVQRIREQIGAVACFRQALVVKRLPKTRSGKILRKTMRQLADGEAFSTPSTIDDPQILVEIRTALAARGIGRAFEPTTESVPASTPSA, from the coding sequence ATGAAACCTGTTCCTGCCTCAACCTACGCTGCGGCGCATGCCGCCAGCCTCGCCGATCCGGCCGGATTTTGGGCCGAGCAGGCGCAGGCCCTTCAGTGGTTTACGCCACCCGTGCAGCCGCTTGCCTTCGAAAAAGGGCTGTACCGCTGGTTTCGGGGCGGGCGGTTGAACACCTGCTATTTGTGCCTCGATTACCACGTGGCCAATGGGCGGGCCGAGCAAGTGGCGCTTATTCAGGATTCGCCGGTAACCAACACCGTGCGGCGGTTTACTTACCGCGAGCTGCTCGACCTCACGGCCCGCTTTGCCGGCGGCCTGCGCAACCTAGGCGTAAGCCACGGCGACCGGGTTGTCATTTACATGCCCAACGTGCCCGAGGCCGTGGTGGCCATGCTGGCCTGCGCCCGCCTAGGTGCCGTGCACTCGGTAGTGTTTGGGGGCTTTGCGCCGCACGAGCTGGCCGTGCGCATCAACGATGCCCAACCCAAGGTGATTATTGCGGCTTCGGGCGGCATCGAAATCGACAAAATCATTCCGTACAAGCCCTTGGTTGATGCCGCTATCGAGCAGGCCAGCCACCAGCCCGCGCACGTGGTGGTGCTGCAACGCGAAGCTATTGCCCACGCCGTGCACGCCCGCATGCTGCCCGGCCGCGACGTAGACTACCACGCGCTGCTGCGGGCCGAGCCCGTGGAGTGCGTGCCCGTCGAGGCCACCGACCCGTTGTACATCCTGTACACCAGCGGCACCACCGGCAAGCCCAAGGGCGTGGTGCGCGACAACGGCGGGCATGCCGTGGCCCTTAGGTACAGCATGAGTGCCATTTACGGCGTGCAGCCCGGCGAAACGTTTTGGGCCGCTTCGGATATTGGTTGGGCCGTGGGGCACAGCTACATCGTGTACGGGCCATTGCTGCACGGCTGCAGCTCGGTGCTGTACGAAGGCAAGCCCGTACGCACGCCCGATGCCGGCGCGTTCTGGCGCGTAATTCAGGAGCACGGGGTAAGCGTGCTGTTCACGGCGCCTACGGCCATTCGGGCCATCAAGAAGGAAGACCCCGAAGGCTTGCTGCGGAAACATTACAACCTCGGCTCGTTGCGCCACCTGTTTCTGGCCGGCGAGCGGTGCGACCCTGCCACCTACGAGTGGGCCGGCCAGCACCTAGGCGTGCCCGTTGTCGACCATTGGTGGCAAACGGAGTCGGGCTGGCCCATGCTGGCAACTATGGCAGGCTTGGCCGATATGCCGGCGCCGCGCGCCGGCTCGGCGGGCCACCCCGTGCCGGGCTACGAGGTGCAAATACTCGACGAGGCCGGCCAACCGGTGCCCGCCGGCACCACCGGCCTGGTGGCCGTGCGCCTGCCGCTGCCGCCCGGCTGCCTGCCCACCTTGTGGCACGACGACGAGCGTTTCCGGCAATCCTACCTGAGCACCTTTCCCGGCTATTACCTCTCCGGCGACGGTGGCTACCAGGATGCCGAAGGCTACCTCTACATCATGGGCCGCGTCGACGACGTGATTAACGTGGCCGGCCACCGCCTGAGCACCGGCGAAATGGAAGAGCTGCTGGCCGCGCACCCTGCCGTGGCCGAGTGTGCCGTGCTGGGCATTGCCTGCGAGCTGCGCGGGCAGCGGCCGGTGGGCTTGGTGGTGCTGAAGGACGGACAAACCATCGGCGAAGCGCAGCTGGAAAACGAGCTGGTGCAGCGTATCCGCGAGCAAATTGGCGCGGTGGCGTGCTTTCGGCAAGCCCTGGTGGTAAAGCGCCTGCCCAAAACCCGCTCGGGCAAAATCCTGCGCAAAACCATGCGCCAGCTCGCCGATGGCGAAGCGTTCAGCACGCCCTCTACCATCGACGACCCGCAGATTCTGGTTGAAATTCGAACCGCCCTGGCTGCCCGGGGCATTGGCCGTGCTTTCGAGCCTACAACCGAATCGGTGCCCGCGTCGACGCCATCGGCCTAG
- a CDS encoding response regulator transcription factor, which produces MKTTESAHKVLVVDDEPNIVMSLEFLLRKAGYAVSIARNGTEALEAIERGPFDVVLLDIMMPDVDGYHVCRHLRQLPAHHETKVIFLSAKSREADIQKGYEAGADLYLTKPFSTRQLLEKVRELAPITT; this is translated from the coding sequence ATGAAAACAACCGAATCTGCTCATAAAGTACTGGTAGTCGACGACGAGCCGAACATCGTGATGTCGCTGGAATTTTTGCTGCGCAAAGCCGGCTACGCCGTGAGCATAGCCCGCAACGGTACCGAGGCCCTCGAGGCCATCGAGCGGGGGCCGTTTGATGTAGTACTGCTCGATATTATGATGCCCGACGTCGACGGGTACCACGTGTGCCGCCACCTGCGCCAGCTGCCCGCCCACCACGAAACCAAGGTGATTTTTCTGTCGGCCAAAAGCCGCGAGGCCGACATCCAGAAGGGCTACGAAGCCGGCGCCGACTTGTACCTCACCAAGCCCTTCTCCACGCGCCAGCTGCTCGAAAAAGTACGCGAGCTGGCACCCATAACCACCTAG
- a CDS encoding sensor histidine kinase codes for MSKLLVIGCSFGYLLLLFAVAYAAEHSSARRRSLVSNPYVYALSMAVYCTAWTYYGSVGRAAHSGLEFVTIYLGPTLLAPVWWLVLRKIIRICRQQSLTSLADFVSARYGKSASLGALVTVLCVLGVVPYIALQIKAIAQSFDILTRGTAALAALPAAGGALAQGTAFYTTAALAFFTIIFGVRSVEATERHEGIVLAIALESLIKLVAFLAVGAFVTFGLFGGFADVFDQAEAVPALQRLFTLQGAGTSPSQWLALLLLSGAAILLLPRQFQVAVVENASEDHLRKAMWLFPLYLIVINVFVLPVALGGALRFGLGPGAPDADTFVLALPLSSGHTGLALLTYLGGVSAASSMIIVETIALSVMISNHLLMPLLVRIPAARPQVQPRWFAYLGRVVLHSRRAAVVLVLVLAYVYYATVGRQLPLVNIGLVSFAAVAQLAPAVLGGLYWKGGTRLGATAGLIGGFAAWFFTLVLPTVGGTDMVPASVLTQGAGAVAELRPHALLGLEGLDPLPHGLFWSWLLNIGLYVGVSLAGRPSATEQRQADAFVDVFRLGSPADAPATWKGAAPLPDLRALLVGFLGRKRAAQALRQFEERYPYAAVHAADGTPAAHADPRLLAYAETLLAGTIGPASARLLLATSVGAEEMSFDSVVGVLRESQQLLEANRKLRKQSQQLQRLTEELQDAYDRLRELDQQKDEFLYTVTHELRTPLTSIRALSEILADNPDIDEEERFRFQSTITKEAERLSRLITLVLDLEKFESGKATLERTPVDVAEIINDATEAVGQLVRDKQLVLDVAVPPGLPRVSADRDRLMQVLVNLLSNAVKSCKPGEGRIGIAAEAAAGGLVRISVSDNGKGIDPAYHELIFDKFFQAKNQTMRKPEGSGLGLAITKKIVELHAGRMGVVSALQQGARFWVELPVAPPLPST; via the coding sequence ATGTCTAAACTGCTCGTCATAGGCTGTTCGTTTGGCTACCTGCTGCTTCTGTTTGCGGTAGCCTACGCCGCCGAGCACAGCTCGGCGCGGCGGCGCAGCCTGGTGAGCAACCCCTACGTGTACGCCTTGAGCATGGCCGTATACTGCACAGCTTGGACGTACTACGGCTCGGTGGGGCGGGCAGCACACTCCGGCCTCGAGTTTGTAACCATCTACCTAGGGCCCACCTTGCTGGCCCCGGTGTGGTGGCTGGTGCTGCGCAAAATCATCCGCATTTGCCGGCAGCAAAGCCTCACCTCGCTGGCCGATTTTGTATCGGCCCGCTACGGCAAGAGCGCCTCCCTAGGTGCTTTGGTAACGGTGCTCTGCGTGTTGGGCGTGGTGCCCTACATTGCGCTGCAAATCAAGGCCATTGCGCAGTCGTTTGATATCCTGACGCGCGGCACCGCGGCCTTGGCGGCGCTGCCCGCCGCGGGCGGAGCCTTGGCCCAGGGCACGGCTTTTTACACCACGGCTGCGCTGGCCTTCTTTACCATCATTTTTGGGGTGCGCTCGGTAGAGGCCACCGAGCGGCACGAGGGCATTGTGCTGGCTATTGCGCTGGAGTCGCTTATCAAACTGGTGGCGTTTTTGGCGGTGGGGGCCTTTGTAACGTTCGGCTTGTTTGGCGGCTTCGCGGATGTGTTCGACCAGGCCGAGGCCGTGCCGGCCCTGCAGCGGCTGTTTACGCTGCAGGGCGCCGGCACCAGCCCCTCGCAGTGGCTTGCGTTGCTGTTGCTCAGCGGAGCGGCCATCTTGCTGCTGCCCCGGCAGTTTCAGGTGGCCGTGGTGGAGAATGCCAGCGAAGACCACCTGCGCAAAGCCATGTGGCTTTTTCCCTTGTACCTCATCGTTATCAACGTGTTTGTGCTGCCGGTGGCTTTGGGCGGTGCCTTGCGCTTTGGCCTGGGCCCCGGCGCCCCCGATGCCGACACGTTTGTGCTGGCCCTGCCGCTCAGCAGCGGGCACACGGGCCTGGCGCTGCTCACGTACCTAGGGGGCGTGTCGGCGGCCAGCTCCATGATCATCGTGGAAACCATTGCCCTGAGCGTAATGATCAGCAACCACTTGCTGATGCCGCTGCTGGTGCGCATACCCGCCGCGCGCCCCCAGGTGCAGCCGCGTTGGTTTGCTTACCTAGGGCGCGTGGTGCTGCACAGCCGCCGCGCAGCCGTGGTGCTGGTGTTGGTGCTGGCCTACGTGTACTACGCCACGGTGGGGCGGCAGCTGCCGCTTGTCAACATCGGGCTGGTGTCGTTTGCGGCGGTGGCGCAGCTGGCGCCCGCCGTGCTGGGTGGGCTTTACTGGAAAGGCGGCACGCGCCTAGGCGCCACGGCCGGGCTAATCGGCGGGTTTGCGGCCTGGTTTTTTACGCTGGTGCTGCCCACCGTAGGCGGTACCGATATGGTGCCCGCTTCGGTGCTTACGCAGGGCGCCGGGGCCGTGGCCGAGCTGCGCCCCCACGCCTTACTGGGCCTCGAGGGCCTGGACCCATTGCCGCACGGCTTGTTTTGGAGCTGGCTGCTGAACATCGGGCTGTACGTGGGCGTATCGCTGGCGGGGCGGCCCTCGGCCACCGAGCAGCGCCAGGCCGATGCGTTTGTGGACGTGTTTCGGTTGGGCAGCCCCGCCGACGCGCCAGCCACCTGGAAAGGCGCCGCCCCCTTGCCCGATTTGCGCGCTTTGCTGGTGGGTTTCCTGGGTCGGAAGCGCGCCGCGCAAGCCCTGCGGCAGTTTGAAGAGCGTTACCCCTATGCCGCCGTGCACGCCGCCGACGGCACGCCCGCGGCCCACGCCGACCCGCGGTTGCTGGCCTACGCCGAAACCCTGTTGGCCGGTACCATCGGGCCCGCATCGGCGCGGCTGCTGCTGGCTACCTCGGTAGGAGCCGAGGAAATGAGCTTCGACAGCGTGGTGGGCGTGCTGCGCGAGTCGCAGCAACTGCTGGAGGCCAACCGCAAGCTGCGCAAACAATCGCAGCAGCTGCAGCGCCTCACCGAGGAGCTGCAAGACGCCTACGACCGCCTGCGCGAGCTGGACCAGCAAAAGGATGAGTTTCTGTACACCGTTACGCATGAGCTGCGCACGCCGCTCACCAGCATCCGGGCCTTGTCGGAAATCCTGGCCGACAACCCCGACATCGACGAGGAAGAACGCTTCCGCTTCCAGAGCACCATCACCAAAGAAGCCGAGCGCCTGAGCCGCCTGATTACGCTGGTGCTCGATCTGGAGAAATTTGAATCGGGCAAGGCAACACTGGAGCGCACGCCCGTCGACGTTGCCGAAATAATCAACGACGCCACCGAGGCCGTGGGCCAGCTCGTGCGCGACAAGCAGTTGGTGCTGGATGTGGCGGTGCCGCCGGGCCTGCCCCGCGTATCCGCCGACCGCGACCGGCTGATGCAGGTGCTCGTGAACTTGCTCTCGAACGCCGTGAAATCGTGCAAGCCGGGCGAGGGGCGGATTGGCATTGCGGCCGAGGCCGCGGCGGGCGGGCTGGTACGCATCAGCGTAAGCGACAACGGCAAGGGCATCGACCCGGCCTACCACGAGCTGATTTTCGACAAGTTCTTTCAGGCCAAAAACCAAACCATGCGCAAACCCGAAGGCTCGGGCCTGGGCCTGGCCATAACCAAAAAAATTGTGGAGCTGCACGCCGGCCGCATGGGCGTGGTAAGCGCCCTGCAGCAGGGCGCCCGCTTTTGGGTGGAGCTGCCGGTGGCGCCGCCGCTCCCGAGTACCTAG
- a CDS encoding MFS transporter, whose translation MAENIPNRAVAASYAGGAATDAVAHDNNTVSKSKIWQVITASSVGTVIEWYDFYIFGSLAAIIGPVLFGSAGKIEDTILGALAVFGAGFVVRPFGALVFGRIGDMIGRKYTFLLTLLIMGGATFITGLIPSHDQIGIAAPLIVLVLRLLQGLALGGEYGGATTYVAEHSPDKQRGYYTSFIQITATAGLFLSILVIIATRKIMGEVEFKEWGWRIPFLLSGFLVIASYYIRRKLHESPLFAKAKAEGKTTKNPLKESFLNPVNRRLVLISLFGATMGQGVVWYTGQFYAYSFMQNTLKMDIVDASLVLCVALLLATPFFVYFGSMSDRIGRKKIIMMGLLCGALFTVPIFYGLKQFAGPITEVTPATIDAAGKAVPAVMKALTPQILPMTALVFCLVLFVTMAYGPIAAYLVELFPTKVRYTSLSLPYHIGNGVFGGFVPLIATALTLRAAASEVPFIKEHSFLAGLVYPIGIALICWLIGMALMKDVRNVKLIEEQPEKA comes from the coding sequence ATGGCAGAGAACATTCCGAACCGTGCGGTGGCGGCCTCTTATGCGGGCGGCGCAGCCACCGACGCCGTAGCCCACGACAACAACACGGTGTCGAAAAGCAAAATTTGGCAGGTGATTACGGCCTCCTCGGTCGGCACCGTCATCGAGTGGTACGACTTCTACATCTTCGGCTCGCTGGCGGCCATCATTGGGCCGGTGCTGTTCGGCTCGGCGGGCAAAATCGAAGATACCATTTTGGGGGCGCTGGCCGTGTTTGGGGCCGGTTTTGTGGTGCGGCCGTTTGGGGCGCTGGTGTTCGGCCGCATCGGCGACATGATCGGGCGCAAGTACACCTTTTTGCTCACGCTGCTCATCATGGGCGGGGCCACCTTCATTACGGGCCTCATCCCGAGCCACGACCAAATTGGCATTGCCGCTCCGCTTATTGTGCTGGTGCTGCGCTTGTTGCAGGGCCTGGCCCTGGGGGGCGAGTACGGCGGCGCCACCACCTACGTGGCCGAGCACTCGCCCGACAAGCAGCGCGGCTACTACACCTCGTTTATTCAGATAACCGCCACGGCGGGCCTGTTCCTGAGCATTTTGGTCATCATTGCCACGCGCAAAATCATGGGCGAGGTAGAGTTTAAGGAGTGGGGCTGGCGCATTCCGTTTCTGCTCTCGGGCTTCCTGGTAATTGCCTCGTACTACATCCGCCGCAAGCTGCACGAGTCGCCGCTGTTTGCCAAGGCCAAAGCCGAGGGCAAAACCACCAAAAACCCGCTGAAGGAGTCGTTCCTGAACCCCGTAAACCGCCGCTTGGTGCTCATTTCGCTGTTTGGCGCCACCATGGGCCAGGGCGTGGTGTGGTACACGGGCCAGTTTTACGCCTACTCGTTTATGCAAAACACGCTGAAGATGGACATCGTGGATGCCAGCTTGGTGTTGTGCGTTGCGCTGCTGCTGGCCACGCCGTTCTTCGTGTACTTCGGCTCGATGTCGGACCGCATCGGCCGCAAAAAGATCATCATGATGGGTTTGCTGTGCGGGGCCCTGTTTACCGTGCCCATCTTCTACGGCCTCAAGCAGTTTGCCGGCCCCATTACGGAGGTAACGCCGGCCACCATTGATGCCGCCGGTAAAGCCGTGCCGGCCGTGATGAAAGCCCTTACGCCCCAAATTCTGCCCATGACGGCCTTGGTGTTCTGCCTGGTGCTGTTCGTGACGATGGCCTACGGCCCCATTGCCGCTTACCTGGTGGAGCTGTTCCCGACCAAGGTGCGCTACACCTCGTTGTCGTTGCCGTACCACATCGGCAACGGTGTGTTCGGCGGCTTTGTGCCCCTAATTGCCACCGCCCTTACGCTGCGCGCTGCCGCCTCGGAGGTACCCTTCATCAAGGAGCACAGCTTCCTCGCCGGCCTGGTGTACCCAATAGGTATTGCGCTCATCTGCTGGCTTATCGGCATGGCCCTGATGAAAGACGTGCGCAACGTGAAGCTCATTGAAGAGCAGCCCGAAAAGGCCTAG
- a CDS encoding helix-turn-helix domain-containing protein, translating into MAKVGREINPYYVIKALQLYIEGVSYREIERLLGVSHVSVMNWVKKYGVKAPRQTEYHPTYQILNQKELTTFFQDTKNMKGAGLVVTELGDKFMLIRWERFKHA; encoded by the coding sequence GTGGCCAAAGTAGGGCGCGAGATTAACCCGTACTACGTCATCAAGGCGCTGCAATTGTACATCGAGGGGGTGAGCTACCGCGAAATCGAGCGGCTGCTGGGTGTCAGCCACGTATCGGTGATGAACTGGGTGAAGAAATACGGCGTGAAAGCACCTAGGCAAACGGAATATCACCCAACGTACCAAATCCTCAACCAGAAAGAGCTGACGACGTTTTTTCAGGACACCAAAAACATGAAAGGAGCGGGGCTGGTGGTAACCGAGCTGGGCGATAAGTTTATGCTGATTCGGTGGGAGCGGTTTAAGCACGCCTAG
- a CDS encoding M28 family peptidase — MLFWLLMLTGLLASGFAASASGVSADSARLRRHLAYLVGTPQPRNHEQVPVLDSVAAYLGRQLIAAGARVSEQPYQAGGNTYRNVVGSFGPADAPRIIVGAHYDVCGTQPGADDNGSGVASLLELARLIGQEKQLRHRIDLVAYTLEEPPYFRTKQMGSYVHAKSLHDAKVPVLGMVSLEMLGYFDERKGSQHYPFGPLKLVYGSRGNYVTTVRKFGNGSFSRPFARTYKRVAQLPVRRFQAPAALPGIDFSDHLNYWQFGYSALMLTDTAFFRNRNYHHATDSIEKLDFGRMALAVDAVLATLLRM; from the coding sequence ATGCTTTTTTGGTTGTTGATGCTTACCGGCCTGCTGGCAAGCGGTTTCGCGGCAAGCGCCTCCGGTGTGTCGGCCGATTCGGCGCGGCTGCGCCGGCACCTCGCGTACCTCGTGGGCACACCCCAACCCCGCAACCACGAGCAGGTGCCTGTGCTCGACAGCGTAGCCGCATACCTAGGGCGCCAACTCATAGCGGCCGGTGCCCGCGTGAGCGAACAACCCTACCAGGCCGGCGGCAATACCTACCGCAACGTGGTGGGCTCGTTTGGGCCTGCCGATGCCCCTAGGATAATTGTGGGCGCCCATTACGATGTGTGCGGTACCCAACCCGGCGCCGACGACAACGGTTCGGGCGTGGCCAGCTTGCTCGAATTGGCCCGCCTGATCGGCCAAGAAAAGCAGCTGCGCCACCGCATCGATTTGGTGGCTTACACTCTGGAAGAGCCGCCGTACTTCCGCACCAAGCAAATGGGCAGCTACGTGCACGCCAAGTCGCTGCACGATGCTAAGGTGCCGGTGCTCGGCATGGTATCGTTGGAGATGCTGGGGTATTTTGATGAGCGCAAAGGTTCGCAGCACTACCCGTTTGGCCCGCTGAAGCTGGTGTATGGCAGCCGCGGCAACTACGTCACCACGGTGCGCAAATTCGGCAACGGCAGCTTTAGTAGGCCCTTTGCGCGCACCTACAAGCGCGTGGCCCAGCTGCCGGTGCGCCGCTTTCAGGCCCCCGCCGCGCTGCCCGGCATCGATTTCTCCGACCACCTCAATTACTGGCAGTTCGGCTACTCGGCCCTAATGCTCACCGATACGGCCTTCTTCCGCAACCGCAATTACCACCACGCGACCGACAGCATCGAGAAGCTCGATTTTGGGCGCATGGCCCTGGCTGTGGATGCCGTGCTGGCCACGTTGCTGCGGATGTAA
- a CDS encoding flavin reductase family protein, whose amino-acid sequence MPNPAPTASFRTITPGTLKGPEWHQFMLGAVAPRPIAFVSTIDREGNVNLSPFSFFNVFSSNPATLIFSPANRVRDNTQKHTLYNVRDEVPECVINICDYPLVEQMSLASTEYERSVNEFRKAGLTELKSDVVRPPRVAECPVSFECVVEQVIAIGNEHGGGNLVVCRVVQSHFREDILLPGNAGVDPHKFDAVARLGGDWYSRVIPESLFEVPKPNRNKGIGIDQLPEHIRNSDVLTGNNLGRLGNIEQQALPSPEAVAAFRDEPLVAYTLNKYCDNPAEQRQQLMLLGQKLLEEGRVEEAWKVMLLAAE is encoded by the coding sequence ATGCCCAACCCCGCCCCCACTGCTTCGTTTCGCACCATCACGCCCGGCACGCTCAAGGGCCCCGAGTGGCACCAGTTTATGCTGGGCGCCGTGGCACCTAGGCCCATTGCCTTCGTGAGCACCATCGACCGCGAAGGCAACGTGAACCTGAGCCCGTTCTCGTTTTTCAACGTGTTCAGCTCCAACCCGGCCACGCTCATTTTTTCGCCGGCCAATCGCGTGCGCGACAACACCCAGAAGCATACGCTCTACAACGTGCGCGACGAAGTGCCCGAGTGCGTCATCAACATCTGCGACTACCCGCTGGTCGAGCAAATGTCGCTGGCCTCCACGGAGTACGAGCGCAGCGTAAACGAATTCCGGAAAGCGGGCCTTACCGAGCTGAAATCCGATGTGGTGCGGCCGCCGCGCGTGGCCGAGTGCCCCGTGTCGTTTGAGTGCGTGGTGGAGCAGGTAATTGCCATTGGCAACGAGCACGGCGGCGGCAACCTGGTGGTGTGCCGCGTGGTGCAGTCGCACTTTCGCGAAGATATTTTGCTGCCGGGCAACGCGGGCGTCGATCCGCATAAGTTTGACGCGGTGGCCCGCCTCGGCGGCGACTGGTACTCGCGCGTCATCCCTGAAAGCTTGTTTGAGGTGCCCAAGCCCAACCGCAACAAAGGCATCGGCATCGACCAATTGCCCGAGCACATCCGCAACAGCGACGTGCTTACCGGCAACAACCTAGGGCGCCTGGGCAACATCGAGCAGCAGGCCCTGCCTAGCCCCGAGGCTGTGGCGGCTTTCCGCGACGAGCCTTTAGTGGCTTACACCCTAAATAAGTACTGCGACAACCCCGCTGAGCAGCGCCAACAGCTAATGCTGCTGGGCCAAAAACTACTGGAAGAAGGCCGCGTTGAGGAAGCCTGGAAGGTAATGCTCCTGGCGGCGGAGTAA
- a CDS encoding alanine dehydrogenase: MPEQLPPGFSSLATNPGRAYVPQESMLAVETRRRKLFIGLPRETSLQENRLGLTPEAVKHLVNEGHEVVLESGAGEPSKYSDHDYSEAGASVVYTAKEVYEADVVLKIAPPTLDEMEHLHAGQTLISALQFGSLTVEYLAALQRKKINAISFELIKDPSGAKPVVRAMSEIAGSTVMLIAAEYLARSNEGKGIILGGITGVPPSQVVILGAGTVAEYAARAAIGLGADVKVFDNHLYKLRRLKQNLGAPQLFTSTFDGFTLNQQIRRADVVIGALNAEEGRIPFMVSEDVVSTMSPGSVIIDVSIDQGGCFLTSEITTHSKPVFRKYDVIHYCVPNIASRVPRTATNALSNIFMPILQEISQHGGINEALFADEHFRSGVYLYKGSLTNATIARRFNLRYKELGLMIAVRN, from the coding sequence ATGCCCGAACAGCTACCACCCGGCTTTTCGTCGTTGGCGACGAACCCTGGCCGCGCCTACGTGCCCCAGGAATCCATGCTGGCCGTTGAAACCCGCCGCCGCAAGCTGTTCATTGGCTTACCCCGCGAAACTTCCTTGCAGGAAAACCGCCTCGGCCTCACGCCCGAAGCGGTAAAGCACCTCGTAAACGAGGGCCACGAGGTAGTGCTGGAAAGCGGCGCCGGCGAACCCAGCAAGTACTCCGACCATGATTACTCCGAAGCCGGCGCCAGCGTGGTGTACACGGCCAAAGAGGTGTACGAGGCCGATGTGGTGCTGAAAATTGCCCCGCCCACGCTCGACGAGATGGAGCACCTGCACGCCGGCCAAACCCTCATTTCGGCCCTGCAGTTTGGCTCACTTACCGTAGAGTACCTCGCGGCTTTGCAACGGAAGAAAATCAACGCCATCAGCTTCGAGCTCATAAAGGACCCTTCGGGCGCCAAGCCCGTGGTGCGGGCCATGAGCGAAATTGCCGGCTCCACAGTAATGCTGATTGCGGCCGAGTACCTGGCCCGTTCCAACGAAGGCAAAGGCATTATCCTGGGTGGTATCACCGGGGTGCCGCCCTCGCAGGTGGTTATCCTGGGTGCCGGCACGGTGGCCGAGTACGCCGCCCGCGCCGCCATTGGCCTGGGTGCCGACGTGAAGGTGTTCGACAACCACCTCTACAAGCTGCGCCGCCTTAAGCAAAACCTAGGCGCGCCGCAGCTTTTCACCAGTACGTTCGACGGCTTCACGCTCAACCAGCAAATCCGCCGCGCCGACGTGGTGATTGGCGCCCTGAACGCCGAAGAGGGCCGCATTCCGTTTATGGTGTCGGAAGACGTGGTGAGCACCATGTCGCCGGGCTCGGTTATCATCGACGTGAGCATTGATCAGGGCGGCTGTTTCCTGACCAGCGAAATCACCACGCACAGCAAGCCGGTGTTCCGCAAGTACGACGTGATTCACTACTGCGTGCCCAACATTGCCTCGCGCGTGCCGCGCACGGCCACCAATGCGCTGAGCAACATTTTCATGCCCATTCTGCAGGAAATCAGCCAGCACGGCGGCATCAACGAAGCCTTGTTTGCCGACGAGCACTTCCGCTCGGGCGTGTACCTCTACAAAGGCTCGCTTACCAACGCCACCATTGCCCGCCGTTTCAACCTGCGCTACAAAGAGCTCGGCCTGATGATTGCCGTGCGCAACTAA
- the tsaE gene encoding tRNA (adenosine(37)-N6)-threonylcarbamoyltransferase complex ATPase subunit type 1 TsaE, translating into MPTTTIEIPTLGALAAAAGQLRAAIEAEQCPIVLLEGEMGAGKTTLVRALCNALGVHDDVSSPTFSLVNEYRDARNSPVYHFDFYRIDSVEEAERIGAQEYFDSGYLCLIEWPSRVELLLPPDRLLVTVEVTGPESRRVQVQRQTT; encoded by the coding sequence ATGCCAACCACCACCATCGAGATACCCACGCTCGGCGCCCTGGCCGCTGCTGCCGGGCAACTGCGGGCCGCCATCGAAGCCGAGCAGTGCCCCATTGTGTTGCTAGAAGGGGAGATGGGCGCCGGCAAAACCACCCTTGTCCGGGCCTTGTGCAATGCCCTAGGTGTGCACGACGACGTGAGCAGCCCCACCTTCTCGCTCGTGAACGAGTACCGCGACGCCCGCAACAGCCCCGTGTACCATTTCGATTTTTACCGCATTGATTCGGTGGAAGAAGCCGAACGAATTGGGGCACAGGAGTACTTCGATTCTGGTTATCTTTGCCTGATAGAGTGGCCAAGTCGCGTTGAGCTGCTGCTACCGCCCGATCGGCTGCTCGTTACCGTGGAGGTAACCGGGCCCGAGTCGCGGCGGGTGCAGGTGCAGCGCCAAACGACCTAG